A region from the Paraurantiacibacter namhicola genome encodes:
- a CDS encoding DUF937 domain-containing protein, which translates to MNLSQVLQQSGVIESMARELNIDEQTARMGAGALLPAIVAGMGRQTTSAPGAGGLGGLGEILGGALGGTQPSGGGLGGALGGGLGGGLGGILLDAVLKKDPTPTSPGNDILGQIFGSKDVSRGVAEEVAGSTGISSDILKKMLPILAMAVIGYMMKEKQGSGAAPQGGALGGALGGILGQVVTGMMKR; encoded by the coding sequence ATGAACCTTTCGCAGGTCCTGCAGCAATCCGGCGTCATCGAAAGCATGGCGCGTGAACTCAACATCGACGAACAGACCGCGCGCATGGGCGCTGGCGCACTGCTGCCGGCAATCGTGGCCGGCATGGGCCGACAGACCACCAGCGCTCCCGGCGCAGGCGGACTGGGCGGCCTTGGAGAGATCCTGGGCGGCGCTCTGGGCGGTACACAGCCCTCCGGCGGCGGTTTGGGCGGTGCGCTCGGCGGCGGTCTGGGCGGCGGCTTGGGCGGCATCCTGCTGGACGCCGTGCTGAAGAAAGACCCTACGCCCACTTCGCCAGGCAACGATATCCTCGGCCAGATCTTCGGCAGCAAGGATGTCAGCCGCGGCGTGGCGGAAGAGGTTGCCGGCTCGACCGGCATCAGCAGCGACATCCTGAAAAAGATGCTGCCGATCCTGGCCATGGCCGTGATCGGTTACATGATGAAGGAAAAGCAGGGCAGCGGTGCCGCGCCGCAGGGCGGAGCCCTGGGCGGCGCGCTTGGCGGTATCCTCGGCCAGGTCGTGACCGGCATGATGAAACGCTAG